A window of Streptomyces armeniacus contains these coding sequences:
- a CDS encoding aminoglycoside phosphotransferase family protein encodes MPSVLPLDPPQRLVRALDGHPEPAVAARWLEALPALLERTLEHWGLTAERVVSPGGRGSLVVLVRQPDGTAAALKLHAPASSAAQEAAALAHWNGWGAVRLLDARPADGALLLERLHGEVSLRSLAEAKAMLEAASAVRRLWIPPPEGHGFESVEKHTAAEADAMRAWADADVRPLVDEALSLRAALVAAPAESVLLHGDFRQGAVLAADTGRSPWLAVGPEPLVGERAYDLARLVRDRLHDLMASAGAPAVTRRRMSKLADSLEVDRERLRDWTKYRAVESGVRHLVRGGRKDGETLLEFAGWL; translated from the coding sequence ATGCCCTCCGTTCTCCCCCTCGACCCCCCGCAGCGGCTCGTACGCGCCCTCGACGGCCACCCCGAACCGGCCGTCGCCGCCCGCTGGCTCGAGGCGCTCCCCGCGCTGCTGGAGCGGACGCTCGAGCACTGGGGGCTGACGGCGGAACGGGTGGTCTCGCCGGGCGGACGCGGCAGCCTCGTGGTCCTGGTGCGGCAGCCGGACGGCACGGCCGCGGCGCTGAAGCTGCACGCGCCCGCCAGTTCCGCGGCGCAGGAGGCGGCGGCGCTGGCCCACTGGAACGGCTGGGGCGCCGTACGGCTGCTGGACGCCCGCCCCGCGGACGGCGCGCTGCTGCTGGAGCGGCTGCACGGCGAGGTCTCACTGCGTTCGCTGGCGGAGGCGAAGGCCATGCTGGAGGCCGCGTCGGCCGTACGGCGGCTGTGGATTCCGCCGCCGGAGGGGCACGGTTTCGAGTCCGTGGAGAAGCACACGGCCGCGGAGGCGGATGCGATGCGCGCCTGGGCGGACGCCGACGTACGCCCCCTGGTGGACGAGGCGCTGTCGCTGCGCGCCGCGCTCGTCGCCGCACCCGCCGAGTCCGTGCTGCTGCACGGCGACTTCCGGCAGGGCGCGGTGCTCGCGGCCGACACCGGGCGGTCGCCGTGGCTGGCGGTCGGGCCCGAGCCGCTGGTCGGCGAGCGCGCGTATGACCTGGCCCGGCTCGTACGCGACCGGCTGCACGACCTGATGGCCTCGGCGGGCGCGCCCGCGGTCACCCGGCGGCGTATGAGCAAGCTCGCGGACTCGCTGGAGGTCGACCGCGAGCGGCTGCGCGACTGGACGAAGTACCGCGCGGTCGAGTCGGGCGTACGGCACCTGGTACGGGGCGGCCGCAAGGACGGCGAGACGCTGCTGGAGTTCGCGGGCTGGCTGTGA
- the infB gene encoding translation initiation factor IF-2: MAKVRVYELAKELGVESKVVMAKLQELGEFVRSASSTIEAPVVRKLTDAFDAGGAGGAAKKSAAPKPGASAAPKKPAAPKPGASAAPKPGAPKPGAPKPGQTPARPAAPEAPTPPPAAEAPKPDAAPRPGPKAPAPKPAPAQPASPAKPEFTAPPAATPKPGAPKPGAPKPGGQGAKPGGQGGQGGGQQAPKPGGGRPTGPRPGNNPFTSGGSTGMARPQSPRSGGAPKPGGGRPPQPGQGQGQGQGQGGPRPQAPGGGRATPGNMPRPQGAGAGQGGPRPGGGGGNRPNPGMMPQRPAAGARPGGPGRGGPGGGGGARPGGAGGGRPGGGGGGFAGRPGGGGGGGRPGGGGGGFAGRPGGGGGGRPGFAGRPGGPGGRGGTQGAFGRPGGPARRGRKSKRQRRQEYEQMQAPSVGGVMLPRGKGETVRLSRGASLTDFAEKINANPASLVQVMLNLGEMVTATQSVPDETLNLLGEEMNYVVQIVSPEEEDRELLGSFDIEFGEDEGGEQALMPRPPVVTVMGHVDHGKTRLLDAIRKTNVIEGEAGGITQHIGAYQASTFLNDEERKITFIDTPGHEAFTAMRARGAKSTDIAILVVAANDGVMPQTVEALNHAKAAEVPIVVAVNKIDVEGADPTKVRGQLTEYGLVAEEYGGDTMFVDISARQGENIEALLEAVVLTADAALDLRANPDQDAQGIAIEAHLDRGRGAVATVLVQRGTLRVGDTMVVGDAYGRVRAMLDDKGEQIKEATPSTPVLVLGLTNVPGAGDNFLVVDEDRTARQIAEKRAARERNAAFAKRTRRVSLEDLDKVLKAGQVQQLNLIIKGDASGSVEALESSLLQLDVGEEVDLRVLHRGVGAVTETDIDLATGSDAIVIGFNVRAEGRATQLADREGVDVRYYSVIYQVIEEIEAALKGMLKPEYEEIELGTAEIREVFRSSKLGNIAGVLVRSGEVRRNTKARLLRDGKVVAENLNIEGLRRFKDDVTEIRDGFEGGINLGSYNDIKVDDIIATYEMREKPRG; this comes from the coding sequence GTGGCTAAGGTCCGGGTATACGAGCTCGCCAAGGAGCTTGGGGTGGAGAGCAAGGTCGTCATGGCCAAGCTCCAAGAACTTGGTGAATTCGTCCGTTCGGCGTCCTCGACGATCGAGGCGCCTGTGGTACGCAAGCTGACCGACGCGTTCGACGCAGGCGGCGCCGGTGGCGCTGCCAAGAAGTCCGCCGCGCCCAAGCCGGGCGCGAGTGCGGCACCGAAGAAGCCCGCCGCGCCCAAGCCGGGTGCGAGCGCGGCACCCAAGCCGGGCGCCCCGAAGCCGGGTGCGCCCAAGCCGGGCCAGACCCCGGCGCGGCCCGCGGCGCCCGAGGCGCCGACTCCGCCGCCGGCGGCCGAGGCACCCAAGCCGGACGCGGCCCCGCGGCCCGGGCCGAAGGCGCCCGCGCCGAAGCCCGCGCCCGCGCAGCCCGCGAGCCCGGCGAAGCCCGAGTTCACGGCACCGCCCGCCGCCACGCCGAAGCCCGGTGCCCCGAAGCCGGGTGCTCCGAAGCCCGGCGGCCAGGGCGCCAAGCCCGGTGGCCAGGGCGGTCAGGGCGGCGGCCAGCAGGCCCCGAAGCCGGGCGGCGGCCGTCCGACCGGCCCCCGTCCGGGCAACAACCCGTTCACGTCCGGTGGTTCGACCGGCATGGCACGTCCGCAGTCGCCGCGTTCCGGCGGTGCGCCGAAGCCCGGCGGCGGTCGTCCGCCCCAGCCCGGCCAGGGTCAGGGGCAGGGTCAGGGCCAGGGCGGCCCGCGTCCGCAGGCTCCCGGCGGCGGCCGCGCCACTCCGGGCAACATGCCGCGCCCGCAGGGCGCCGGCGCCGGCCAGGGCGGTCCGCGCCCCGGCGGCGGCGGTGGCAACCGCCCGAACCCGGGCATGATGCCGCAGCGTCCGGCCGCGGGCGCGCGTCCCGGTGGTCCGGGCCGCGGTGGTCCCGGTGGTGGTGGCGGCGCACGTCCCGGCGGTGCCGGCGGCGGTCGTCCCGGCGGCGGTGGCGGCGGCTTCGCCGGCCGTCCCGGTGGCGGTGGCGGCGGTGGCCGTCCCGGTGGTGGCGGCGGCGGTTTCGCCGGCCGTCCGGGCGGTGGCGGCGGTGGCCGTCCCGGTTTCGCGGGACGTCCCGGCGGCCCCGGTGGCCGTGGCGGCACGCAGGGTGCGTTCGGCCGTCCCGGCGGTCCGGCGCGTCGCGGCCGCAAGTCCAAGCGGCAGCGCCGCCAGGAGTACGAGCAGATGCAGGCGCCGTCGGTAGGCGGCGTGATGCTGCCGCGCGGCAAGGGCGAGACCGTCCGGCTGTCGCGCGGTGCCTCGCTCACGGACTTCGCGGAGAAGATCAACGCGAATCCGGCGTCTCTCGTCCAGGTGATGCTGAACCTCGGCGAGATGGTCACCGCGACCCAGTCGGTGCCGGACGAGACGCTGAACCTCCTCGGCGAGGAGATGAACTACGTCGTCCAGATCGTCAGCCCGGAGGAGGAGGACCGCGAGCTGCTCGGGTCCTTCGACATCGAGTTCGGCGAGGACGAGGGCGGCGAGCAGGCGCTGATGCCGCGTCCGCCGGTGGTGACCGTCATGGGCCACGTCGACCACGGCAAGACGCGTCTGCTGGACGCCATCCGGAAGACCAACGTCATCGAGGGTGAGGCCGGCGGCATCACCCAGCACATCGGCGCGTACCAGGCGTCGACGTTCTTGAACGACGAGGAACGGAAGATCACGTTCATCGACACCCCGGGCCACGAGGCGTTCACCGCCATGCGTGCCCGCGGTGCCAAGTCGACGGACATCGCCATCCTCGTCGTCGCGGCCAACGACGGCGTCATGCCGCAGACGGTCGAGGCGCTGAACCACGCCAAGGCCGCCGAGGTGCCGATCGTCGTCGCGGTCAACAAGATCGACGTCGAGGGCGCGGACCCGACCAAGGTGCGCGGTCAGCTGACCGAGTACGGGCTGGTGGCCGAGGAGTACGGCGGCGACACCATGTTCGTCGACATCTCCGCCAGGCAGGGCGAGAACATCGAAGCCCTGCTGGAGGCCGTCGTCCTCACCGCGGACGCCGCGCTCGACCTGCGGGCCAACCCCGACCAGGACGCACAGGGCATCGCGATCGAGGCGCACCTCGACCGCGGCCGCGGCGCCGTGGCCACCGTGCTGGTCCAGCGCGGCACGCTGCGGGTCGGCGACACGATGGTCGTGGGCGACGCCTACGGCCGGGTGCGCGCGATGCTCGACGACAAGGGCGAGCAGATCAAGGAGGCGACGCCCTCCACTCCGGTGCTGGTGCTGGGTCTCACCAACGTCCCGGGCGCGGGTGACAACTTCCTGGTGGTCGACGAGGACCGGACGGCCCGTCAGATCGCCGAGAAGCGTGCCGCCCGCGAGCGGAACGCGGCCTTCGCCAAGCGGACCCGCAGGGTGTCGCTGGAGGACCTGGACAAGGTGCTCAAGGCCGGCCAGGTGCAGCAGCTCAACCTCATCATCAAGGGCGACGCGTCCGGTTCGGTCGAGGCCCTCGAGTCCTCGCTGCTCCAGCTCGACGTCGGCGAGGAGGTCGACCTGCGGGTCCTGCACAGGGGCGTGGGTGCGGTCACCGAGACCGACATCGACCTGGCGACCGGCTCCGACGCCATCGTCATCGGCTTCAACGTGCGCGCCGAGGGGCGTGCCACGCAGCTGGCCGACCGCGAGGGCGTCGACGTCCGGTACTACTCGGTGATCTACCAGGTCATCGAGGAGATCGAGGCGGCCCTGAAGGGCATGCTCAAGCCCGAGTACGAGGAGATCGAGCTCGGCACGGCGGAGATCCGCGAGGTCTTCCGCTCGTCCAAGCTCGGCAACATCGCGGGTGTCCTGGTCCGTTCCGGCGAGGTCCGGCGGAACACCAAGGCGCGGCTGCTGCGCGACGGCAAGGTCGTCGCGGAGAACCTCAACATCGAGGGTCTGCGGCGCTTCAAGGACGACGTCACTGAGATCCGTGACGGCTTCGAGGGCGGTATCAACCTCGGCAGCTACAACGACATCAAGGTCGACGACATCATCGCGACGTACGAGATGCGGGAGAAGCCCCGCGGCTGA
- the nusA gene encoding transcription termination factor NusA, whose translation MDIDMSALRGLVREKEISFDLLVEAIESALLIAYHRSEGSRRDARVELDRKTGHVTVWAKESSEELAEGAEAREFDDTPTGFGRIAATTAKQVILQRLRDAEEEVTFGEYAGREGDVVAGMVQQGKDPKSVLVDIGKLEAILPPQEQVPGEDYAHGTRLRTYVVRVAKGVRGPSVTLSRTHPNLVKKLFELEVPEIADGSVEISAIAREAGHRTKIAVRSTRSGLNAKGACIGPMGGRVRNVMAELHGEKIDIVDWSEDPAELVANALSPARVSKVEIVDMAARSARVTVPDYQLSLAIGKEGQNARLAARLTGWRIDIRPDTPAGADAERAGGDQGQAAEQA comes from the coding sequence GTGGACATCGACATGAGTGCCCTGCGGGGACTGGTCCGTGAGAAGGAGATCTCCTTCGACCTGCTGGTCGAGGCGATCGAGTCGGCGCTCCTCATCGCCTACCACCGCTCCGAGGGAAGCCGTCGCGACGCCCGGGTGGAGCTGGACCGCAAGACCGGGCACGTGACGGTCTGGGCCAAGGAGAGCTCGGAGGAGCTGGCGGAGGGCGCGGAGGCGCGCGAGTTCGACGACACACCCACCGGGTTCGGGCGGATCGCCGCCACCACCGCCAAGCAGGTCATCCTGCAGCGGCTGCGGGACGCCGAGGAGGAGGTCACCTTCGGCGAGTACGCGGGCCGCGAGGGCGACGTCGTCGCCGGCATGGTGCAGCAGGGCAAGGACCCGAAGAGCGTGCTGGTGGACATCGGCAAGCTGGAGGCGATCCTGCCGCCGCAGGAGCAGGTGCCCGGCGAGGACTACGCACACGGCACCCGGCTGCGTACGTACGTGGTGCGGGTGGCCAAGGGCGTGCGCGGCCCGTCCGTCACGCTGTCCAGGACCCACCCGAACCTGGTGAAGAAGCTCTTCGAGCTGGAGGTCCCGGAGATCGCCGACGGGTCGGTGGAGATCTCCGCCATCGCCCGCGAGGCCGGGCACCGTACGAAGATCGCCGTACGCTCCACGCGGTCCGGGCTGAACGCCAAGGGCGCCTGCATCGGCCCGATGGGCGGCCGCGTGCGGAACGTGATGGCGGAGCTGCACGGCGAGAAGATCGACATCGTCGACTGGTCCGAGGACCCGGCCGAGCTGGTGGCCAACGCGCTGTCGCCGGCCCGGGTGAGCAAGGTCGAGATCGTGGACATGGCGGCCCGGTCCGCCCGCGTCACCGTGCCGGACTACCAGCTGTCGCTGGCCATCGGGAAGGAAGGGCAGAACGCCCGTCTCGCGGCCCGGCTGACCGGCTGGCGGATCGACATCCGCCCGGACACCCCGGCCGGGGCCGACGCGGAGCGCGCCGGCGGCGACCAGGGACAGGCGGCCGAACAGGCCTGA
- the rimP gene encoding ribosome maturation factor RimP, with amino-acid sequence MSTTQSERLRGLLEPLVTTRGLDLEEITVTPAGKRRVLRVVVDSAEGVELDVCAELSRSLSQALDESDTMGGAPYVLEVTSPGVDRPLTERRHYERAAGRLVKAQLHEGGELVARITAVDEGGLDLEVPGVKGRKPTRRRLAFDEIAKARVEVEFNRKAVQQADETSAADDDESQEEA; translated from the coding sequence ATGAGCACCACCCAGAGCGAGAGGCTTCGCGGACTGCTGGAGCCGCTCGTCACCACGAGGGGACTGGATCTCGAGGAGATCACCGTGACCCCCGCCGGGAAGCGGCGCGTGCTCCGCGTCGTGGTCGACTCCGCGGAGGGCGTCGAGCTCGACGTGTGCGCCGAGCTGAGCCGTTCGCTGTCCCAGGCGCTGGACGAGTCGGACACGATGGGCGGCGCGCCGTACGTCCTGGAGGTCACCTCGCCCGGTGTCGACCGCCCGCTGACCGAGCGCCGGCACTACGAGCGCGCGGCCGGCCGGCTGGTCAAGGCGCAGCTGCACGAGGGCGGGGAGCTCGTCGCCCGTATCACCGCCGTCGACGAGGGCGGCCTGGATCTCGAGGTGCCCGGGGTGAAGGGGCGCAAGCCGACCCGCCGGCGCCTCGCCTTCGACGAGATCGCCAAGGCGCGCGTAGAGGTCGAGTTCAACCGCAAGGCCGTGCAGCAGGCAGACGAGACGTCCGCGGCCGATGACGACGAGAGCCAGGAGGAGGCGTAG
- a CDS encoding DUF503 domain-containing protein, producing the protein MYVGTLSFDLLLGDVHSLKQKRSVVRPIVAELQRKHAVSVAEVGEQNLYRRTRIGLAAVAGDVGHVTDVLDRCERMVAARPEVELLSVRRRLHGDEDDE; encoded by the coding sequence GTGTATGTGGGGACTCTTTCCTTTGACCTCCTGCTGGGCGATGTCCATTCGCTCAAGCAGAAGCGGTCCGTCGTCCGTCCGATCGTCGCCGAGCTGCAGCGCAAGCACGCGGTGAGCGTGGCGGAGGTCGGTGAGCAGAATCTGTACCGCAGGACCAGGATCGGCCTGGCGGCGGTCGCGGGGGACGTAGGGCACGTGACGGATGTGCTCGACCGGTGCGAGCGCATGGTCGCCGCCCGGCCGGAAGTGGAACTGCTGTCGGTACGGCGGCGGTTGCACGGCGACGAAGACGATGAATGA
- a CDS encoding YlxR family protein, protein MSGRTRVRACPERTCVGCRERSAKRDLLRVVLVEGRCVPDLRGTLPGRGAYVHPTQTCVDLAVRRRAFQRAFRAPGPLETAELQTSPQVTP, encoded by the coding sequence ATGTCTGGCCGGACGCGAGTCCGTGCATGCCCTGAACGTACGTGTGTGGGGTGCCGGGAGCGTTCGGCGAAACGTGACCTGTTGCGTGTGGTGTTGGTCGAGGGACGGTGTGTTCCCGATCTTCGCGGTACGCTGCCGGGCCGGGGTGCGTACGTGCACCCCACACAGACCTGTGTCGATCTGGCGGTCCGCCGCCGGGCGTTCCAGCGGGCCTTCCGGGCCCCCGGTCCGCTCGAAACCGCGGAGCTGCAGACCTCACCGCAGGTGACACCGTAA
- a CDS encoding ferritin-like domain-containing protein: MTDEELTAVQAALAAEHAAVYGYGVVGGRVENSRQDEAREAYDAHRARRDTLWRAVRDLGGKPEPAAAAYELPFGVPDGPAAVRLAAELEDRVAAVYADLVRASEGARRREAAGALREAAIRATRWRGSGVAFPGLTERSAPARPSTSGSPDVRARTL, encoded by the coding sequence ATGACGGACGAGGAACTGACCGCCGTACAGGCCGCGCTGGCCGCGGAGCACGCCGCCGTGTACGGCTACGGCGTCGTCGGCGGGCGCGTCGAGAACTCCCGGCAGGACGAGGCGCGCGAGGCGTACGACGCGCACCGCGCGCGGCGGGACACCCTGTGGCGCGCCGTACGGGACCTGGGCGGCAAGCCGGAGCCGGCGGCCGCAGCATACGAGCTGCCGTTCGGCGTGCCGGACGGCCCCGCGGCGGTGCGGCTCGCGGCGGAACTGGAGGACCGGGTCGCCGCCGTGTACGCCGATCTGGTGCGGGCGAGCGAGGGCGCCCGGCGCCGGGAGGCGGCGGGCGCGCTGCGCGAAGCGGCCATCCGGGCGACGCGGTGGCGCGGCAGCGGCGTAGCCTTCCCTGGGCTCACCGAACGCTCCGCACCGGCGCGGCCGAGCACCTCGGGCTCGCCGGACGTTCGGGCCCGGACGCTCTGA